The stretch of DNA TGTGTAACACATACGCTCATCTACACGGATCACGGTTTCTGCGATCTTATGGGAAATCACCTTTCCTTTTTCATTAACATCCATCAGACAGCTTAAGGTCAGACGGTCCTGTCCCTGGTTCAGAGAACAGATACCGTTGGAAAGCCGCTCCGGGAGCATGGGAATGACACGGTCTGCAAGATAGACGGAAGTTCCGCGCTTCAGTGCCTCTCTGTCAAGGGCACTGCCGCCCTGAACATAGTTGCTCACGTCTGCGATGTGCACACCCAGATGATAGATTCCGTCTTCCTTTGTCAGGGAAATGGCATCATCCAGATCCTTTGCATCCTCACCGTCAATGGTGACTGTAACAAGGTCTCTGAGATCCAGTCTTCCATCCAGATCCGCTTCCTGTACATGGTCCGGCACACGGTCAGCCTGACGAAGTACTTTGTCAGGAAATACACTTGGAATGTTAAAGCTCTTCACAATAGCAAGGATATCTGTTCCAGGTGAGCGTAAGTTTCCCAGTACTTCTGTGATCTTTCCTTCCGGCTTCCGGTTTCTGGAGCCGTAATCTGTGATCTCTGCAACTACCTTGTCTCCGTCCTTTGCTCCCATGGAGTTTTTTCTGGAAATAAAGATATCTTTGGAAAATTTGGGGTTATCACTGATCACAAAGCCATAATCACGGCTGCTCTGGTATGTTCCCACGATCGAAGGCATTCCCCTTTCCAGAACCTTCAGCACAACGCCTTCCTGACGTTTTCCCTCTTTATGTCCGTTCCGTACAAGGATCTGCACCTTATCCTGATGCATGGCGCTTCCCGTGTCATTTTCCGGAATAAAAATATCCTGTTCCTGATCCTCCACTTCCACAAAGCCAAAGCCCTTGTAATGGCCAATAAAAGTTCCCTCCATGAGGGTTCCGTCCTTCTCGGAGAAACGATGTTCCTCATGATTCTTCTCTCTGCGTTCTCTTCCCTTACGGCCACGCTCCGGCTTTTCTGCCTTCAGAGCTTCTTTATTCTTTCGTCTGTCTCTGCGCTTGCCGGAAATCTTGCTGAATCTTCCTTTATTATCCACTTCAGCCTTGCCCTGGGCGCAAAGCTCGTCCAGCACGTCAAAAAGCTCTTTTTTCTCACTCTTATCCAGTTGAAGGAGGGATGCGATCTCACGCAGGCGCATGGGCTTATACAGCGGATCTCCCAGAAGCTCCATTATAAATTTTTTTCTTTTTTCAAAATTTTTCGATCTTTTCACATTTTCTCCTGTTTCATATTTATATTTCATTTTTACCCTGTTATCATTCCGAAGGAAGGTTCACCCGTGCCCCTGTATCAACGCAAAAACACTCCTGCTGATTAACAAAAGAAGTCCCCATCCGAGTTTCTTCTGCATGCTAACGCAGCAAGAGTGTTACCAACTTCCGTTCTGCCCCTGGCAGATCAGATAATGTTCAGTACGACTGACAGTACAAAGAAAATAACTCCCATGATAATGGTACCTCTTACAAGACCACCTTCCATGGAACGGCCCTTATTCTTACCCCAGTAAGTATCAGCTACTCCGGCGATAGAGCCAAGACCCTGCTGCTTGCCCTCCTGCATCAGTACGACAACAGTCAGAGCGATACAATCTATTGCATAAATTACAGTCAGAATAATCTTCAAAATGTTCACGCGGTTACACCTCCTAATCAACTAGAGGTTATTTTACCATAGCTAAACCGGGATTTCAACCATTTTCCGTTTATTTTATGCAGGGCTTTTTCTGAGATTTTTTTGCAAAAGGATCTGTATATCTTCCAAGAGTTCCTAGCTGTTCATGGATCCGCAGAAGCTGATTATATTTGGCATTCCGGTCCGAACGGCAGGGTGCGCCAGTTTTGATCTGTCCTGCCCCACAGGCAACTGCCAGATCTGCGATAAAGGAATCCTCTGTTTCCCCGGACCTGTGAGAGATCACTGCACGATACCCGGCATGCTGAGCCATCTCCACCGCATCCAGAGTTTCCGTGAGAGTTCCGATCTGGTTTACCTTAATAAGGATAGCATTGGCAACATCAAGCCCGATGCCGCAGTGCAGCCGTTTGATATTGGTGACAAACAGATCGTCGCCTACCAGCTGGATCTTTTTTCCCAGGTGTTCCGTCAGATATTTCCAGCCTTCCCAGTCATCCTCCCAGAGACCGTCTTCAATGGAAACAATGGGAAATTTTTCCACCAGTTTTTCATAATACTCTGTCATCTCACCAGCATCCCGGTAGATCTTTTCTCCTTTCATGCGGCTCTCCCCAGGGAAAAAGTACACGCCCTTTTCCTCATCATAAAGTTCGCTGGAGGCTGCATCAATGGCAATGGTGATCTCTTCTCCTGGTTTATATCCTGCTTTTTCTATGGCATGAACGATCAAGGTAAGCACTTCCTCCGAATCTGAAAGATCCGGAGCAAAGCCGCCTTCATCTCCAACCGCTGTGGAGAGTCCTTTTTCCCGGAGAAGAAGCTTTAAGTGCTGGTAGACTTCCACACACATGCGGATACCCTTTTCCAGGCAGTCAGCTCCGGTTGGCATGATCATAAACTCCTGAAGATCTACCGTATTGTCCGCATGCTTTCCCCCGTTTAAAATATTCATCATCGGTACCGGAAGCTGCATGGTATGGCAGCCGCCCAGATACTGATAAAGAGGAAGCCGAAGGGCCCCGGCTGCTGCACGGGCTGCTGCCAGAGATACTGCCAGTGTGGCATTGGCTCCTGCACTGCTTTTGTTCTCCGTTCCGTCGGTTTCGATCAGAAGATGGTCGATCCATGCCTGGTTCAGGGCATTTTCTCCGATAATGGCATCTGCCAGACGTGTATTGATATTTTCCACCGCTTTTTTTACACTCTGGCCCAGATATTCCTCACGGTTTCCATCCCGCAGCTCCACAGCCTCAAATTTACCTGTGGATGCTCCAGACGGCACCATGGCTCTTCCTGTGTATCCGTTGATCCCCACAATTCCTTCACCTACAGTCACTTCCGCTTCCACTGTAGGATTCCCCCTGGAATCAAGGACCTGTCTTGCATGAACTTTTCGAACAGGCAGATAACGTAGCATAAGTTTTTCCCTCCTTGAAAATAATAATACTGTTTATGATCTCCTGCACTTTCTGATTTTCTTCTTATGTTTATGAGGGTAGCTTGTCCGAAAAGGTTTTGGTCTATACCTTTTATCTGGTTCCGATATTATCTGATTTTTTAGTTATTTTATTTTTATTATTTTTCTTTTTGAATTTATTTTTATTTTTTTTCAAATTCAGTATTGACAATATCTATTTTATCTGTTATAGTTTAACCATCAAATAAAACAAACGGAAAACAAAAAACTAAATCAAAAAGGAGCGTGAACCCACCGAAAACATAACTTACTTCCCATAATCTAAGAAAGAGAGGTACAGTCCACCAGAAGATTTAAAGATTTTCCATCATAATTAAAACAAGGAGGTACGGACCACCGAGAACGTAAATTTTAATTCCGTATAAGTTTTAAATCTAAGAAATGAGAGGTATATTCCATTGGATAATGAAAATTAAAAGAGTCATCGGCAGAAGAAATCAATCGCTGATGACTCTTATTTTGACCTCTGTCTCACAGACATGATCTCATGATCTTCTGCTTTCATATCTTCTGCTTCGTGTTCATAAACATATTAATAACTCCACTTTCTCTGAGGTTCCCATGAAACAAAAACACATCTACCGTCTTATTTTTTTCTTTGTCATGGCTTTTGCTCTTGGCAGTCTTGCAGGAAAGATCTATTCTCATTTTACTTCCGACCCACGATCCGATCCGAATTCTGCCAAAAACAGCCAGACCTCTTCTGCTTCTATGACATTCCAAAATGAAAACTGGGGACTCGGTTTTCAGGAAGAAGGCAAACGGCCCACAGGAAATGCTTCTATTGAAGAGTTAAAAAAATACAATGCCTGGTATGCAGCCGATACCGATGAGAAAAAAATATATCTTACCTTTGATGCAGGCTATGACAATGGAAATATGCCTGCCATTCTGAATGCCTTACATAAGCACCAGGTACATGCTACATTTTTTGTTGTGGGAACACTGATCCGTGAAAAACCGGAACTGATCCGTGAGATCGTAGATGCAGGCCATACCATAGGCAACCACACCATGACACACCCGGATATGTCCGGCATCTCCACAAAGGAAGCCTTTCAGAAGCAGCTTGAGGATGTGGAGGTTCTTTATAAGGAAGCCACCGGAAAAGAAATGACAAAATTTTATCGCCCGCCCCAGGGCATCTACAGCGTGGAAAATTTAGAGATGGCAAAAGAGATGGGATACCACACCTTTTTCTGGAGTCTGGCTTATGTGGACTGGTATCAGGATAATCAGCCTTCGAAAGAAGAAGCTTTTGAAAAGCTTCTGGGACGGATTCATCCGGGTGCTATCGTGCTGCTGCACAGCACCTCTTCCACCAATGCTTCCATTCTGGATGAGCTACTGACAAAATGGGAAGAGATGGGATATACCTTTGGAACATTAGAAGAACTTGTGGCATCGGGATCCGCCTGAAAAAAACGCACATGATCCATGCATCCTCAGTGCCATCGACACGGATCTTCCCACTTTTGGATTTTCCAGATAAGCACACAAAAAATCTGCCCCGGAACTATGTTCTCATATGTCCCGGGACAGATTTTTCTGTGCTATTGATTTCAGAAGGTGTTCTTCTTATTTAATTGTCTTATTTACTGGACAGCCTTGAATGCCTCATCAAGATCCTGGATAATATCATCGATATTCTCAGTTCCGATGGAAAGACGGATCGTGTTTGGCTTGATTCCCTGATCAAGAAGCTCTTCCTCTGTGCACTGGCTGTGTGTTGTAGTAGCCGGATGGATAACAAGGGATTTCACATCTGCAACGTTTGCAAGAAGTGAGAACAGTTCAAGGTTATCAATGAAATCCTTTGCCTTCTGCGCATCTCCCTTGATCTCGAATGTAAAGATGGAACCGCCGCCGTTGGGGAAATATTTCTTATAAAGCTCCTGCTGGCTTGGATCTGCGGATACAGACGGATGATGAACCTTCTCTACCTGTGGATGAGCATTCAGATACTGTACAACCTTCAGTGCGTTCTCAACATGACGCTCTACACGGAGTGACAGTGTCTCAAGTCCCTGAAGGAAGATGAAAGAGCTCACCGGAGAAATTGTTGCTCCTGTGTCACGAAGAAGGATCGCACGGATCTTTGTAACAAATGCAGCCGGTCCGCATGCTTTTGTGAAGCTTACGCCATGATAGCTTGGGTTTGGCTCTGTAAGAGATGCAAATTTGCCGGATGCCTCCCAGTCAAACTTACCACTCTCTACGATCACACCACCGATAGTAGTTCCGTGGCCACCGATGAATTTTGTTGCGGAATGAACAACGATATCTGCGCCGTACTCAATCGGTCTTACGAGGTATGGTGTTGCAAATGTATTATCTACAACAAGCGGAATTTTATGTTTGTGAGCGATTTTTGCAAGAGCCTCAATATCTACAACATCAGAATTTGGGTTTCCAAGAGTCTCAATATAAACAGCTTTTGTGTTCTCCTGGATCGCATTCTCCACTTCCTCGAGATTAAATACATCAACAAATGTTGTTGTGATTCCGTATGCCGGAAGCGTATGCTCCAGAAGGTTTGTTGTACCGCCGTAAATATTTTTGGCTGCTACAATGTGATCTCCCTGCTGTGCAAGGTTCTCGATCGTGTATGTGATAGCTGCTGCGCCGGATGCTACTGCAAGTGCTGCGGAACCACCTTCAAGTG from Blautia sp. SC05B48 encodes:
- a CDS encoding polysaccharide deacetylase family protein, producing MKQKHIYRLIFFFVMAFALGSLAGKIYSHFTSDPRSDPNSAKNSQTSSASMTFQNENWGLGFQEEGKRPTGNASIEELKKYNAWYAADTDEKKIYLTFDAGYDNGNMPAILNALHKHQVHATFFVVGTLIREKPELIREIVDAGHTIGNHTMTHPDMSGISTKEAFQKQLEDVEVLYKEATGKEMTKFYRPPQGIYSVENLEMAKEMGYHTFFWSLAYVDWYQDNQPSKEEAFEKLLGRIHPGAIVLLHSTSSTNASILDELLTKWEEMGYTFGTLEELVASGSA
- the rnr gene encoding ribonuclease R, with the translated sequence MKYKYETGENVKRSKNFEKRKKFIMELLGDPLYKPMRLREIASLLQLDKSEKKELFDVLDELCAQGKAEVDNKGRFSKISGKRRDRRKNKEALKAEKPERGRKGRERREKNHEEHRFSEKDGTLMEGTFIGHYKGFGFVEVEDQEQDIFIPENDTGSAMHQDKVQILVRNGHKEGKRQEGVVLKVLERGMPSIVGTYQSSRDYGFVISDNPKFSKDIFISRKNSMGAKDGDKVVAEITDYGSRNRKPEGKITEVLGNLRSPGTDILAIVKSFNIPSVFPDKVLRQADRVPDHVQEADLDGRLDLRDLVTVTIDGEDAKDLDDAISLTKEDGIYHLGVHIADVSNYVQGGSALDREALKRGTSVYLADRVIPMLPERLSNGICSLNQGQDRLTLSCLMDVNEKGKVISHKIAETVIRVDERMCYTDVKNILEDTDDVAKKRYEALIPMFFLMKELSGILRSRRHTRGSIDFDFPESKIILNAAGRAIDVQPYEANVATRIIEDFMLLANETVAQEYCTGDYPFVYRTHENPDPEKIESLLMLLHNEGVNIQKSGQEITPGEIQEILESIEGMPNEAQISRLTLRTMKQAKYTTECSGHFGLAAKYYCHFTSPIRRYPDLQIHRIIHDRLRGRLVREGRTEHYKEILDEVARQSSVCERRADEAERESDKLKKAEYMSYHLGEEYEGIISGVTGWGLYVELPNTVEGLIHINTLRDDYYVFDQDAYELRGDMTGRIFRLGQKVRVRVADADKMLKTVDFVLAEED
- the secG gene encoding preprotein translocase subunit SecG; this encodes MNILKIILTVIYAIDCIALTVVVLMQEGKQQGLGSIAGVADTYWGKNKGRSMEGGLVRGTIIMGVIFFVLSVVLNII
- the eno gene encoding phosphopyruvate hydratase is translated as MLRYLPVRKVHARQVLDSRGNPTVEAEVTVGEGIVGINGYTGRAMVPSGASTGKFEAVELRDGNREEYLGQSVKKAVENINTRLADAIIGENALNQAWIDHLLIETDGTENKSSAGANATLAVSLAAARAAAGALRLPLYQYLGGCHTMQLPVPMMNILNGGKHADNTVDLQEFMIMPTGADCLEKGIRMCVEVYQHLKLLLREKGLSTAVGDEGGFAPDLSDSEEVLTLIVHAIEKAGYKPGEEITIAIDAASSELYDEEKGVYFFPGESRMKGEKIYRDAGEMTEYYEKLVEKFPIVSIEDGLWEDDWEGWKYLTEHLGKKIQLVGDDLFVTNIKRLHCGIGLDVANAILIKVNQIGTLTETLDAVEMAQHAGYRAVISHRSGETEDSFIADLAVACGAGQIKTGAPCRSDRNAKYNQLLRIHEQLGTLGRYTDPFAKKSQKKPCIK
- a CDS encoding O-acetylhomoserine aminocarboxypropyltransferase/cysteine synthase family protein, giving the protein MSKITRDQRKFKFETLQLHVGQEQPDPVTDARAVPIYQTSSYVFRNCDHAAARFGLADAGNIYGRLTNPTEDVFEKRIAALEGGSAALAVASGAAAITYTIENLAQQGDHIVAAKNIYGGTTNLLEHTLPAYGITTTFVDVFNLEEVENAIQENTKAVYIETLGNPNSDVVDIEALAKIAHKHKIPLVVDNTFATPYLVRPIEYGADIVVHSATKFIGGHGTTIGGVIVESGKFDWEASGKFASLTEPNPSYHGVSFTKACGPAAFVTKIRAILLRDTGATISPVSSFIFLQGLETLSLRVERHVENALKVVQYLNAHPQVEKVHHPSVSADPSQQELYKKYFPNGGGSIFTFEIKGDAQKAKDFIDNLELFSLLANVADVKSLVIHPATTTHSQCTEEELLDQGIKPNTIRLSIGTENIDDIIQDLDEAFKAVQ